In the genome of Synechococcus sp. CB0101, the window CACATAAATCACGCGGTTGCGGTTCATCCTCGAACTGCAGTTGGGCACTCCCCCGCAGCACCATCACCCATTCCGTTTCGTGTTGGTCGTACCAGAAGTCATCCGGGCTGCTGGCCAGGCACGAATGGATGCGCTCCAGCCTCCAGCCGGGGCCTTCATGCAGGCGATCCACCCGTTCTTCACCCGGAGCTGGGCAGGAGCTCGATAACAGGTTGGGTTGGTCGCTTGTGCGCGCGGCCGGCTCGCTCGAGGTTGTGGTGCGATCACCCCAGCGCCTGCCGATGTCAAAGCCGTGCTCGGCGGCCAGGGCCACCACCTCATGGTGTTGATCGCAGGCCCGCAGAGCATCACGCAGGGCGGGTTGGGCTTCGCTCAAGGCCACAAAGGCGTTGAGTTGGCGCACCTTTTCGAGGAATTGCTGCAGCTGGGCTTCGGCCATCGGGTCAGTATCCCTGGCCCAGTGGTTTGTGCATGCGAAAGCGCTCGAAGCTCACGCCGCCGATGCGCAGCTCCTCCCGCCAGCTCACCTGCCAGCCCAGCCGCTCGAACAGCGGTTTGGAGATCAGGCTGGCTTCCGTGCGCAGGCTGTGAATGCCGTGGCCCTTGGCGCTGTGTTCGATCGCTTCAATTAAGCGCTGGCCACAGCCATGGCGCTGCGCGGCGGGATGGCAATAGAGCAGAGCAAGACGATCGCTGGGAAGGCGCAGGCTGAATGCCTGCGGTTGATCGTGTTGATCGCACACCACAAAACCTTCGCCCTGCTGCAACTGGGATCGCAGGGCTTGGCACTGTTCAGCCCAGGCTTGTTGCTGCTGGCTGGTGTAGAGCGCAGCGGTGGAACCGAGCACCGCCTGGCGATAGATCTCCACCACTGCATCGTGATCCTGGCCATGCAGGGAACGAAGCGGGCGGAACATGTTTGATCCCGTGGAGGATGAGGGATCCATTGTCGTTCGTTGTGTCGCGGGATGTTGGTGGTTGAACCGATGGCAGTGCGGATCTCAATGTTGTAGGTTGCAATTGTCTTGTTCATTTCGTCACCAAGCGATGCTCACTGGATCTGATCTGCTGGCCAAGGTGAAGGAGCTCGGCGATGTGGGTAAATCGGAGATCGTCCGCGCCTGTGGCTATGTGTCCACCAAGAAAGATGGTGGCGAGCGGCTGAACTTCACCGCCTTCTACGAAGCCCTCCTGGAAGCCAAAGGCGTGGAGCTGGGTGGTGCCAGCAAGGTGGGCAAGGGCGGTCGCAAGCTCAGCTACGTCGCCACCGTGCAGGGCAACGGCAACCTGTTGATTGGCAAGGCTTATACCGCCATGCTCGACCTGCAGCCCGGCGATGAGTTTGAAATCAAGCTCGGCCGCAAGCAGATCCGCCTGATTCCCGTTGGCGGCACCGACGAAGACGAAGAGTGATCGAATGGGCCTGGTGCGTTAGTCCAGGCTCACCATCAACCGGTTTGTTGCCGCAGGCATCCCCTCGACCAGGTCGGGGGGATTTTTTTTGCGCGTGTTCTGGTCTTGGCCTTGGCCCTCATCCAGTAGCGGGGTGTAGTCGCTGGGGTGGCAGGTGAGCAACACGATCTGGATGCCTTGCTGCATGCCGCGCTCGAGCATCCTGCGTAGACCCTGCTGCCGTTCCCGATCGCTATTGGTGAAGGCATCGTCGAACACCAAGGGCAACACATCGCCATAGGCCGGTTTCAGCACTTCGGCCATGGCTAGCCGCACCGTGGCCGCGAGTTGTTCCCGCATGCCGCCGCTCAAGCGTTCAAAGGCGAAGGCTTCATCCCCTTGGCGCAGTTGCAGATTGTGGAAGCCCTGCTGTGGATCGAAGGCAAGCAGCGGTTGATGGGGTTCATCGGCCAGCGCAGCCAGGTAGGGGGCAATGGCGGCGCGCAGCGGTTCGCTGTAGCGGTTGGCCAGATTGCTCTGGGTGCTGTGAAAGCGATCCAGCAACAGGCGTAAAGCCTGGCCGCGCTGTTCGATGGAACGGCGATCGGCCTCGGCTTCCTCCCAGGTCGCCTGTCGCTGCTCCAGTTCGGCGAGGGGATTGTTGGCGCCCAGGCTCTGGGTGCGTTGTTGCGCCTGGCCGCGCTGGCTCAGCAGCCGATCCTTCTCCTGCTCGAGGGCCTCCAGTTCCGGCGCTGCATCCGCAAACGCTTGTCGTGGGTTTCGGTTCCGCCGGGCGGCTTGCAGTTCGTTCAGTTCGTGGCGTAGGGCCTGGAGCTGCTGCTGTTGGCTATCGAGCTCGGCCGCAACGGGCTGGTTGCCGCTCAGCTGCTGGAGGCGCTCGCCCAGCACCTGCAGCGATCCCTCCAGCTGGCCGCTGCGCTTGCGCAGTTGTTCAAGGTTGGTTTGACGGCTGCGTTGGGCCTGCTCCAGGGTGCCCAGCTGTTGCTGGCAGTGCTCGAGCTTGCGGCTGTGCTCGCTGCTTTGCTGGCGCTGGGCTTCCAGGGTGTGACGGAGCTGGGCCGGATCGAGATCGCCGACATCGCGCACCCCCAGCTGATCCGCCAGAGCTGTGAGCAGGGGGCCTTGGGCGGCCAGGTGGTCGTCGAGACGTTGCCGGCGCGGCTCCTGTTGATCAAGCCGTTGCTGCAGGCCGGCCCAGGGAATCGCTTTGGCGGCTTGGCGCAGGTTGGCCAGTTCCCGCTCCAACCCTTGCCGTTGCCGCTCGATGGTTTCTGCTTGATCGCTGCTGGTGAGCCGTAGCTGCTGCTGAAGCTGCTCGAGCTTCAGGCGGCAGGTTTGCTGCTGCTCCAGCGCCTGGGGGAGCGCCTCGCCGCCGCCGGGGCTGATCTGAATGCGCACACCGTCCCCCACCTCCAGCTGCACCGCCGTCTCGAGGCGGCGCCGATCTCCACGGGTGAGCGCTTCGCCATTGAGGCGGATCGGTTGGTCGGCAGCCACCACCTCCACGCCAGCAGCCATCGCTTCGCATCGGGCTGTGGCCTGGGCCAATGCCTGTTCCGCCTGGCGGAGCTGGCGCACCTGCTCCGCCGTGATCTCCGGCAGCCCAGCAAGCTGTTGCTTGAGGGTTTCAGCCTGCTCCTGCAGCGCCTTGAGTTGCTGTTGGTGCTCACGCAGTTGCCGGGCTTCCTCGTTGAGTTGCTGCCGATCGAGCAAGCGCTGCAGCAGCTCCTGGCGTTGCCCCAGTTCCTGCACGGCAACTTGGGCCTGTTGGGCCTGGATCTGCAGCTGTTGCCGCAGGGTCTCGTCGTTGTGCTGCAGCTCCAGCTCGGCCTTGAGATGTTGTTGAAGCTGTTGCAGTTCCGTGTGCTCCTGCTGCTGTTGAGCCAGCCGTTGCTGGCGTTCCTTCTCCTGCTGCAGCAGCGGATCGAGTTGAGCTTGCAGGAGCTGGGTTTGTTGCTGCAGTTGCAGCTCCCGCTGCAGTACTGGTCGCTGTTGACGCTCGATCGTCTCCAGGCGCTCGTTGATGCTGCGCCATTGCTCCATGGCCGCTTCGAGATCGGCCACCTGCTGCTGCGCCAGGGCCAGGGCCGCGGCGGCCTCCTGGCTGCGGCGCTGCACGTCGGCCAGGGCCGACCCGGCTTTCACCTTGCCAGTTGCCGTGTATAGGCCAGCCACCTGTTGCTGGATCTGGTCCATCACCTGCCGATCCAGCCCCGATTCCAGAGGGTTCTGGCTGCCGTGTTGTTGCAGTTGCTCCACCAGCCGTTGGTGGTCGTAGCGATCCTGGTTGCCGCTGAATGGGTTCAGCCCGGCCTCGCCCTGCCGCACCCAGAGGTGCGCCCAGCGTTCGGGAAGCTGGGCGATGCGGCGCCCTTCCACCGGCGCCTCGAAGCCCAGCAACCGTGCCAGCTGCTCTTCGGCTTCCGGGCCGCTCAGGGCGATCCCGCGGCCATTGCTCAGCTGGCAGGTGCCGCTGGCGCCGGCAAAGCGTTTGCGCAACCGCCAGGTCTCCGCTTCGGCTTCAAAGCGGATCTCCACCTCCGGTAAGCCGGCGTGCAGGCGGGAGCGCAGCTCCTCCACGCCGCGTCCGGTGGCCGTGGCCCTGAGGAAAAGCGCCTTGTGCAGCGCCTCCACCAGGGTGCTTTTGCCGCTTTCGTTGGCACCGGCGATCAAGGTGAGCTGGCGACCGAAGTGCAGCTCCAACGCCCGATGGCGCCGCACGTTCTGCAGCGTGCAGGCGATCAGGCGCATTCGGCTGCTCCGATGGCCCGCTGCAGCTCGGCCAGCGCCAGCTGCAACAGCTGGCGCTGCTCTGGATCGTTGTTGGCGGTGGCCTGCTCCAGCTCCTCGTGCAGCTCCCCGGCCACGCGTGCGATCAACGGATCCTCAGCCCGTTGCCGCAACAGCTCGAGTTCTTCTGGAGCGGGTTGCTGCTCGATGAGGCCGCGGCGTTTGAGCCGCAGCAGCTGCGCGTCGAGCCGCTCGAGCAGTTGCTCGTAGCGCTGATGCGCCTCGAGGCTGAGGCTGCCGCTCTGCTCCAGCAGCAGCAACTGCTGGCCCGGTTCCGCCTGGAGCAGCGGCTCGAGTTGGCGCTCCAGCCGTTCGAGATCGCCGGCTGTGTTGAGGTTGGCGTTCAGCTGCTGCCACTCCAGGGCTGCGGTGGGCATCGCTTCCACCACGGGTGTTCCGCCCCGTTGCAGGCACACCTTCAGCACCTGCCCGCCTTGGTAGTCGTCGGTGCGGGGAAAGCGATCGGGTTCCGGCGTGCCGCTGTACCAGGTGCGGCTGTTCACCTGCTTGAGGCCATGCCAATCCCCCAGGGCCACGTAATCGAGTTGATCCAGCAGGGCAGCATCGAGATCCAGGCGGTTGTTGGCGCTGCTGGGGTTGTCGTCATCGGCGTCGAGATCGGCCGCGGCGAAGCCATGCACCGAGCCATGGGCGAGCAGGATCCGGGGGTGATCAGCCGGCAGCTGCTGCCAATCGAGGTGCCGCACCCAGTCGGTGGGATCGCTGCTATCGCTGCGGCGCAGCAGCGGGCAGGGCAGCACCACGGCGCCTTCCATCACCACGGGCCTGCGCTCCAGCAGCACGTGCAGGTTGGGGGCGCGCCGTTGCTGTTCGCTTTGAAAGAAGGGGCTATGCCACACGCTGCCCGGCGCACCATGGTCGTGGTTGCCGGGAATCACCAGAACAGGGATCGCCAGCTTGCCGATGGCCTGGCACACCGCCGCCACGTCGCTGCTGCTGGGAGTCGGGGAATCAAACAGATCGCCAGCCACCAAGAGGAAGGCGGGTTGCTCCTGATCAAGCAACGCACCGATGCGGCCGATGGCGTCGATCCGGGCCTGGCGCAGGCGGGCCCGTTTGTCGGGGTCGTGCACGCGGGCGTAGGGCTTGCCGATCTGCCAGTCGGCACTGTGCAGAAGGGTGAGCATCAACGCAGCGGCAGGCGCACCCATTTCAGCGTGCCCGTTGGGTCTGCAGACTGACTACACCCTTGCCGAGGCCCAGGTGGCTGATCTGATCCCCCGTTGGCGCCGGTTGGGTGCAGCGCTGCTGGCCGCTGCGGCGGCTCTGTTGCTGTGGCCAGGGATGGCCTTGGCTGATGGGGCTCAGCTGTTTGAGCAGCACTGCGCCGGTTGTCATGTGAACGGCGGCAACATCATTCGCCGCGGCAAAACCCTCAAATTGGCGGCGCTGGAGCGCGAAAACCGTGCCTCTGAGGCCGCTATCGCTGCGATTGCGGCAGCTGGGGTGGGGCAGATGAGTGGCTATGGCTCGGTGCTCGGCGACGAGGGCACGGCTGAGGTGGCCGCCTGGGTGTGGCAACAGGCGCTGGCCGGTTGGCCGAAGGCCTGAGCTCAGAAGGCCTGAATCCAGGGGTACACCTTCAGCTCAGTCCAGATGCCGTTGCGCCAGTAGACATCGTTGTGGAGCAGCGTCTCCACCTGCTCCTGGTTCTCAGCCTCGTAGATCCCAAACACATGGGTGCTGCCCTCGGTGGGGCCGAGGGTGATCAGCACTCCCGAATCCTTCTGCTGCTGCAGGCCGGCCAGATGCTCGTCGCGATAAGGGGTGCGCTTCTCGAGAGCGTTGTCGCAGTAGGTGCCCCAGAGCACGAAACGCATGGCATCAAGATTTGGCAGGCGCGCAACCTACAGCCAGCCCGCCGCGAAGATCGGCTGACGGATGCGTGAAGGGAACAGGATCGGGCGATCGGTGGGCTTGGCATTGGCTTTGTCGCTCCAGCGCACCTTGCAGGTGAAGCTGTTGCCGCTCTTGCCGCTGTTCACGGCATAGCGGAACTCCTGCACCACCGCTTTCTCAGGCATCAGGTACTGGGCCTGGTTGCAGGCATCCACTTCCGAGATGGCTGATTTGTACTCGCTCCAGCCCGCCTGAGCCGCCGCGGGTGCCAGGGCCAGGCCGCCCAGCAGCAGACCAGCGGTGAGCAAGGTTCGGTGTGCCATCGGGCAGGTTCGCTTGGTTCGAATGGTCTGATTCTGACGGCTCTTGCAAGCCTTAAGGGCTGATCACGCCCCAGCGGCCCATGAACGGCCAACGCACCAGCAGCCGCTGCTCTCCCCGCTTCGGCCAGGCTTCACGCAATGGCTCAACCAGGGTGGCTAGGGGATCAGAGCCATGGCGACGCGCCTGTTCCACCGCCGACCAGGTGCTCAGATAACCCAGGAGATCGTTGAGGGTCCACTGCCGCTCGATCCAGAGGTCATCAGGGAAGGCCCATTCCTCGCCGGGAAATGGCAGACCCGCATAGCTCTGATCCACCCAGCGCCGCTGCGGCGGCCACCACGGTGCCAGCTCCGAGCCGTAGAAGTGATCGATCAGGGTTTGCAACGCCGGTAGCGGCAGCTGAAACGGCCGATAGCCGATCCAGGCCATCACCGCACCTGCTCGCGCCACACGCCGCACTTCGGCGTTGAAGGCGTCGCCGGCGAACCAGTGCACAGCCATCGCCACCAGCACCCCGTCCACGCTCTTGGGCTCGAGACCACTGGCCTGAGCTGCGGCTTCCGCATACGTCACCCGGGCGTGGGGCTGAGCCTGCTGGAGTTGGGCGGCGCTGGCATCGGTGGCAACGACCTGATCGAAGTGCTGCGCGAGCGCGATCGACGCCTGCCCGCTGCCGCAGCCGCAATCCCACACCCGCTCCCGAGCTGGGCAACGTGAGGCGAAGGCTTCAAAAAAATGGTCTGGGTAGCTGGGGCGATGAATCGCGTAGTCCCTCGAGACAGCCCCAAAGAGAAGGTCTGGACGCTGAGGCGCCGGATCAGTCATCCAGGGCCGAACGCAAGCTGCGGCAGAACGCCGCCGCCGCCGCCGCCACATCCTGCTGCTGGCTATGGGCCTGCGCCATCACCTTCACCAACGCACTGCCCACAATCGCTCCATCGGCGCCCCAATCGCGCACCTGACGCGCTTGCTCCGGTCCTGAGATCCCGAAGCCCACGGCCACTGGGGTGGGGCCCATTGCTTTGAGCTGTTGCACCAGGCCGGCAACGCGGCTTTCCAGGTTGGTGCGCACGCCCGTCACCCCGGTGACGCTCACCAGGTAGGTGAAACCACGGCTGGCGGCAGCGATGCGGCCCATCCGCTCGGCTGGCGTGGTGGGTGCCACCAGCAGCACCAGATCGAGGCCTTGGGCTGTGGCGATAGCGGAGAGCTTTTCGGCTTCCTCCAGGGGGAGATCAGGCACCACCAGCCCGGCGGCGCCGGCAGCGGCGGCATCGCGGCAGAAGGCCTCCATGCCGCGGTTGAGCAGAGGGTTGCTGTAGGTGAACAGGATCACCGGGATCTGCAGCTCACCCTTGAGGCTGCTCAGCATCTCCAACACCCGGCCCGGGGTGGTGGCTGAGCCCAGGGCCCGGCTGGCGGCTGCCTGAATCACCGGACCGTCAGCCAGGGGATCGCTGTAGGGAATCCCCAGCTCGATCATGTCGGCGCCCGCTTGCTCCAGGGCGAGCAGAGCGGCGCGCGTGGCGGCTAGATCCGGATCGCCCGCCATCAGAAATGGCATCAGGGCACAGCGGCCCTGCTCTTGAAGCTGTTGGAACCGCTGCTGGATCGGGGTGGTGGTGGTCACGGCAGCGCAGGATCTGCCCGTGAGCCTATGGGGTCGTGTGCGGAGCGTTAAAGCTCACTGGTGTCTTCCAGTTGGCCCAGTTCACGCAGCAGCTTCTCCTGCTCCTCTGGGCTCAAGGATTCAAAGCGCTTCTGGAGTTCATCGTCGGTGGCGGCCTCGTAGGCCGAGCGGTAGCGGCGCCGCTGCTCCATGTACGTCATGTTTCCGGTCACCACCCGAAACAGGTAGGAGCCGGTCCACACCAGCACCACAGCCACCAAGACACCCTGGGCGGCGATCCCGGCTGAGAAGCCTTCCAAACCCGCCGCTTGAAATCCCCAGTAGCCCAGACCCCCCAGCGCAAAGATCACGAGCCCGGCCAGCAGGGCCTTGCCGCGGGTGATGCCGGCGCCCATCAAACTTGCCCTTGGCCCTGAAGGCGCAGGTTCACGAAGGGGGCAAGGACGATCAGCCCGGGGAAGAACAGAAACACCAGGCCGTAGATGGCGGTGCGCTCAAGCTTGCCCATCACGGTCCAGCGCTTGGCCATCCAGGCCATCAGGGCGGCAGGCACCACTAATAGATAGGCACCGCCTAGGGCCAGGTAGGCGCCGATCACCAGCAGTGATTCGCTCGTTAGGGAGCTGAGGAACCCAGGCAGGGGCACGGCAGCGAGGCAGTTGCTGGCCAAATCTAAGATGTGCGCCTGGATGCGGGGTTCGCATTCGGCGCCGGGAGCATGGCGGAATTGGTAGACGCAGCGGACTTAAAATCCGCAGACGGCAACGTTGTGGGGGTTCAAGTCCCCCTGCTCCCATCGGTTCATAGGCCGGATTGGGTCGGCCTCGCCTGACGTTCCGTCGTGCGTACCGCGCTGGCGCCAACGCAGTTGGCAAATCATCACAGCTGCGTGCGGCCTCCGGATGGGCTGGCCAACCTTGGGTCAGTGCGTGCTGCCCAACCCCATGCTTGAGCTGCTGCCGCCGCTCAACGACAAAAACCTCCCCTGGCTCGACGTCATCCACCCGATCGTCGTTCACTTCGTGATCGCCATGGCCTTGATCAGCGTCGTGTTCGACCTGATCGGCGTCGTGACGCGACGCCAGAACCTGTTTGAGGTCAGTTTCTGGAACCTGTTGGTCGCCACCGTGGCGATCTTCGTGGCGATCATTTTTGGCCAGGTGGAGGCTGGCCTCGCCAATCCCTACGGAGCATCCCGCGACATCCTCAACATCCACAGCACCATCGGTTGGTCGCTGGCGGGCGTGTTGGCGGTTCTGACCGGATGGCGTTACGTCGTGCGGCAAAAGGACCCGACCGTGCTGCCAAGCGGATTTCTCGTGGTGGATGGCCTGTTGGCAGCCCTGGTGTTCACCCAGGTGTATTTGGGCGACAAGTTGGTCTGGGTGTATGGCCTGCACACGGTGCCGGTTGTTGATGCGATTCGCAGCGGAGTGATCTCATGACGCTGTTCGCCGCGATCAGCTCCCCGATCAACGAGATCGTCGACTCACTCGGAGCCAACGATCTTCCCTACAGCATTCCGATTCACCCCAACCTCGTTCATCTCACGATCGGGTTGTTTTCCATCGGCATTGCGTTTGATTTCGCTGGGGCCTTCTATCCCCTCGAGAAGCGTGTGTTCCGCTTCCTGGCACTGCCCGTCACCCGCACCGGATTCCACGATGTGGGTTGGTACAACGTGCTGGCTTGCAGCATCATCACCTTCTTCACGGTGGCAGCAGGCTTCTACGAGATGCTGCTGGCTGTCCCCCTGCCTGGTGTGAAAACCGTGCTCGGGCAGGGGGCAATCTCCACGATGCTCTGGCACGCCGTTGGTGGTGTTGCCCTGCTGCTGATCATTGTGGTGATGACCATCTGGCGGGGCTATCAGCGCTTTGTTTGGCGCAAAGATCTGGGCCGGCAGGTGAGTTGGATCTATTTGGCCTGCGGTGTCTTGATTCTGTTGCTGATGGGCATCCACGGCAGTCTTGGTGCATGGCTGGCCAGCGAGTTTGGTGTGCACATCACGGCCGATCAATTGCTGGCGGCTGGTGCTGATCTCAAGGAGGCTCTGCCATGACCTCAACTGCTCCCAAGCCCTCGGGTGGGCTGCCTGTGCGCTTGCTAGTGGTGGTGCTGGTGGCGGTGGTGCTCGATGCCCTCGCCAGCCTCCAGATCGCCCGGGCCTCACTGGGCTGGTTGCCCGTGCCGGCTTCTACAGCGGCCCCTTATGTGGATGGCTTGTTTCAGGTTGAAGTGGGCATTGGCGCCTTCATCTTCCTGGGATGCACTGGTTTCATTCTCTGGGCCGTGATCTTCAACCGCGCCGAGAAGT includes:
- a CDS encoding Nif11 domain/cupin domain-containing protein → MAEAQLQQFLEKVRQLNAFVALSEAQPALRDALRACDQHHEVVALAAEHGFDIGRRWGDRTTTSSEPAARTSDQPNLLSSSCPAPGEERVDRLHEGPGWRLERIHSCLASSPDDFWYDQHETEWVMVLRGSAQLQFEDEPQPRDLCVGDSLLISPHRRHRVVTTDPHPGTLWLALFWWADA
- a CDS encoding GNAT family N-acetyltransferase encodes the protein MFRPLRSLHGQDHDAVVEIYRQAVLGSTAALYTSQQQQAWAEQCQALRSQLQQGEGFVVCDQHDQPQAFSLRLPSDRLALLYCHPAAQRHGCGQRLIEAIEHSAKGHGIHSLRTEASLISKPLFERLGWQVSWREELRIGGVSFERFRMHKPLGQGY
- a CDS encoding AbrB family transcriptional regulator gives rise to the protein MLTGSDLLAKVKELGDVGKSEIVRACGYVSTKKDGGERLNFTAFYEALLEAKGVELGGASKVGKGGRKLSYVATVQGNGNLLIGKAYTAMLDLQPGDEFEIKLGRKQIRLIPVGGTDEDEE
- a CDS encoding AAA family ATPase: MRLIACTLQNVRRHRALELHFGRQLTLIAGANESGKSTLVEALHKALFLRATATGRGVEELRSRLHAGLPEVEIRFEAEAETWRLRKRFAGASGTCQLSNGRGIALSGPEAEEQLARLLGFEAPVEGRRIAQLPERWAHLWVRQGEAGLNPFSGNQDRYDHQRLVEQLQQHGSQNPLESGLDRQVMDQIQQQVAGLYTATGKVKAGSALADVQRRSQEAAAALALAQQQVADLEAAMEQWRSINERLETIERQQRPVLQRELQLQQQTQLLQAQLDPLLQQEKERQQRLAQQQQEHTELQQLQQHLKAELELQHNDETLRQQLQIQAQQAQVAVQELGQRQELLQRLLDRQQLNEEARQLREHQQQLKALQEQAETLKQQLAGLPEITAEQVRQLRQAEQALAQATARCEAMAAGVEVVAADQPIRLNGEALTRGDRRRLETAVQLEVGDGVRIQISPGGGEALPQALEQQQTCRLKLEQLQQQLRLTSSDQAETIERQRQGLERELANLRQAAKAIPWAGLQQRLDQQEPRRQRLDDHLAAQGPLLTALADQLGVRDVGDLDPAQLRHTLEAQRQQSSEHSRKLEHCQQQLGTLEQAQRSRQTNLEQLRKRSGQLEGSLQVLGERLQQLSGNQPVAAELDSQQQQLQALRHELNELQAARRNRNPRQAFADAAPELEALEQEKDRLLSQRGQAQQRTQSLGANNPLAELEQRQATWEEAEADRRSIEQRGQALRLLLDRFHSTQSNLANRYSEPLRAAIAPYLAALADEPHQPLLAFDPQQGFHNLQLRQGDEAFAFERLSGGMREQLAATVRLAMAEVLKPAYGDVLPLVFDDAFTNSDRERQQGLRRMLERGMQQGIQIVLLTCHPSDYTPLLDEGQGQDQNTRKKNPPDLVEGMPAATNRLMVSLD
- a CDS encoding DNA repair exonuclease — encoded protein: MGAPAAALMLTLLHSADWQIGKPYARVHDPDKRARLRQARIDAIGRIGALLDQEQPAFLLVAGDLFDSPTPSSSDVAAVCQAIGKLAIPVLVIPGNHDHGAPGSVWHSPFFQSEQQRRAPNLHVLLERRPVVMEGAVVLPCPLLRRSDSSDPTDWVRHLDWQQLPADHPRILLAHGSVHGFAAADLDADDDNPSSANNRLDLDAALLDQLDYVALGDWHGLKQVNSRTWYSGTPEPDRFPRTDDYQGGQVLKVCLQRGGTPVVEAMPTAALEWQQLNANLNTAGDLERLERQLEPLLQAEPGQQLLLLEQSGSLSLEAHQRYEQLLERLDAQLLRLKRRGLIEQQPAPEELELLRQRAEDPLIARVAGELHEELEQATANNDPEQRQLLQLALAELQRAIGAAECA
- a CDS encoding c-type cytochrome, whose protein sequence is MGLQTDYTLAEAQVADLIPRWRRLGAALLAAAAALLLWPGMALADGAQLFEQHCAGCHVNGGNIIRRGKTLKLAALERENRASEAAIAAIAAAGVGQMSGYGSVLGDEGTAEVAAWVWQQALAGWPKA
- a CDS encoding YciI family protein, with amino-acid sequence MRFVLWGTYCDNALEKRTPYRDEHLAGLQQQKDSGVLITLGPTEGSTHVFGIYEAENQEQVETLLHNDVYWRNGIWTELKVYPWIQAF
- a CDS encoding class I SAM-dependent methyltransferase, whose translation is MTDPAPQRPDLLFGAVSRDYAIHRPSYPDHFFEAFASRCPARERVWDCGCGSGQASIALAQHFDQVVATDASAAQLQQAQPHARVTYAEAAAQASGLEPKSVDGVLVAMAVHWFAGDAFNAEVRRVARAGAVMAWIGYRPFQLPLPALQTLIDHFYGSELAPWWPPQRRWVDQSYAGLPFPGEEWAFPDDLWIERQWTLNDLLGYLSTWSAVEQARRHGSDPLATLVEPLREAWPKRGEQRLLVRWPFMGRWGVISP
- the trpA gene encoding tryptophan synthase subunit alpha, with product MTTTTPIQQRFQQLQEQGRCALMPFLMAGDPDLAATRAALLALEQAGADMIELGIPYSDPLADGPVIQAAASRALGSATTPGRVLEMLSSLKGELQIPVILFTYSNPLLNRGMEAFCRDAAAAGAAGLVVPDLPLEEAEKLSAIATAQGLDLVLLVAPTTPAERMGRIAAASRGFTYLVSVTGVTGVRTNLESRVAGLVQQLKAMGPTPVAVGFGISGPEQARQVRDWGADGAIVGSALVKVMAQAHSQQQDVAAAAAAFCRSLRSALDD
- a CDS encoding DUF3007 family protein, with the protein product MGAGITRGKALLAGLVIFALGGLGYWGFQAAGLEGFSAGIAAQGVLVAVVLVWTGSYLFRVVTGNMTYMEQRRRYRSAYEAATDDELQKRFESLSPEEQEKLLRELGQLEDTSEL
- a CDS encoding NAD(P)H-quinone oxidoreductase subunit L, which gives rise to MPLPGFLSSLTSESLLVIGAYLALGGAYLLVVPAALMAWMAKRWTVMGKLERTAIYGLVFLFFPGLIVLAPFVNLRLQGQGQV
- a CDS encoding DUF2231 domain-containing protein; translation: MLELLPPLNDKNLPWLDVIHPIVVHFVIAMALISVVFDLIGVVTRRQNLFEVSFWNLLVATVAIFVAIIFGQVEAGLANPYGASRDILNIHSTIGWSLAGVLAVLTGWRYVVRQKDPTVLPSGFLVVDGLLAALVFTQVYLGDKLVWVYGLHTVPVVDAIRSGVIS
- a CDS encoding DUF2231 domain-containing protein, translating into MTLFAAISSPINEIVDSLGANDLPYSIPIHPNLVHLTIGLFSIGIAFDFAGAFYPLEKRVFRFLALPVTRTGFHDVGWYNVLACSIITFFTVAAGFYEMLLAVPLPGVKTVLGQGAISTMLWHAVGGVALLLIIVVMTIWRGYQRFVWRKDLGRQVSWIYLACGVLILLLMGIHGSLGAWLASEFGVHITADQLLAAGADLKEALP